A region from the Sandaracinus amylolyticus genome encodes:
- a CDS encoding 1,4-dihydroxy-2-naphthoyl-CoA synthase, with amino-acid sequence MVSAIFDASRWEPVPGFDFTDITYHRAKERGTVRIAFHRPEVRNAFRPHTVDELCTALEHARTSSDVGVVLLTGNGPSPKDGGWAFCSGGDQRVRGKDGYKYEGADAGKIDPARLGRLHILEAQRLIRFMPKVVIAVVPGWAVGGGHSLHVVCDMTLASEEHALFRQTDADVASFDGGFGSAYLARQVGQKRAREIFFVSKNYSARDAFEMGMVNAVVPHADLEKVALEWAADINTKSPTAIRMLKYAFNLVDDGLVGQQLFAGEATRLAYGTEEAQEGRDAFVQKRPRDFKKFPWHY; translated from the coding sequence ATGGTCTCCGCGATCTTCGACGCGTCTCGCTGGGAGCCCGTGCCGGGCTTCGACTTCACCGACATCACCTATCACCGCGCGAAGGAGCGCGGCACCGTGCGCATCGCGTTCCACCGCCCCGAGGTGCGCAACGCGTTCCGCCCACACACCGTCGACGAGCTCTGCACCGCGCTCGAGCACGCCCGCACCTCGAGCGACGTCGGCGTCGTGTTGCTGACCGGCAACGGCCCGTCCCCGAAGGACGGCGGCTGGGCCTTCTGCTCGGGCGGCGATCAACGCGTCCGCGGCAAGGACGGCTACAAGTACGAAGGCGCCGACGCCGGGAAGATCGACCCCGCGCGCCTCGGCCGCCTCCACATCCTCGAGGCGCAGCGCCTGATCCGCTTCATGCCGAAGGTCGTCATCGCAGTCGTCCCAGGTTGGGCCGTCGGCGGCGGGCACTCGCTCCACGTCGTCTGCGACATGACGCTCGCGAGCGAGGAGCACGCGCTCTTCCGCCAGACCGACGCGGACGTCGCGAGCTTCGACGGCGGCTTCGGCTCCGCGTACCTCGCGCGCCAGGTCGGACAGAAGCGCGCACGAGAGATCTTCTTCGTCTCGAAGAACTACTCGGCGCGCGACGCATTCGAGATGGGCATGGTGAACGCCGTGGTTCCGCACGCCGACCTCGAGAAGGTCGCGCTCGAGTGGGCCGCCGACATCAACACCAAGAGCCCGACCGCGATCCGGATGCTCAAGTACGCGTTCAACCTCGTCGACGACGGGCTCGTCGGCCAGCAGCTCTTCGCCGGCGAAGCGACCCGGCTCGCCTACGGTACCGAAGAAGCCCAGGAAGGCCGCGACGCGTTCGTCCAGAAGCGCCCCCGCGACTTCAAGAAGTTCCCCTGGCACTACTGA
- a CDS encoding peptidoglycan-binding domain-containing protein, with translation MKNETQTTGEARILKKGSRGDDVRELQRDLGRLGYDLDADGIFGDATERAVTELQTMFGYTVDGIVGEGTRKLVRAQIGYGWSAKRADAEELAKRAQRTPGSHAEPGGASNVGAKRSS, from the coding sequence ATGAAGAACGAGACGCAGACGACGGGCGAGGCGCGCATCCTGAAGAAGGGCTCGCGGGGCGACGACGTGCGCGAGCTGCAGCGCGACCTGGGGCGGCTCGGCTACGACCTCGACGCCGACGGGATCTTCGGCGACGCGACCGAGCGCGCGGTGACCGAGCTGCAGACGATGTTCGGCTACACGGTCGACGGGATCGTCGGCGAAGGGACGCGCAAGCTCGTGCGGGCGCAGATCGGATACGGGTGGAGCGCGAAGCGTGCGGACGCCGAGGAGCTCGCGAAGCGCGCGCAGCGCACGCCTGGGAGCCACGCCGAGCCGGGTGGCGCATCGAACGTGGGTGCGAAGCGATCGAGCTGA
- a CDS encoding cation:proton antiporter, translating into MPAPSRGHAPRRASPRRTCSRSLAISLGCGHRMRHTLEGSMLILAVGSAVAIAAKRIGVPYNVALVLVGLGLVLFGVLPPSPLDPELILVGVLPVLVFEGALFANLDHLREARNPILTLAIPGVAISLVGTALVATWVLDLPFAVALVLGALLAITDTVSVLLAFRAVRVPQRLAAIMEGESLFNDGTALVLVATAAAIASGGTADAVTVSRSLSIAIIGGALFGVIFGALGAAALRATPDHLTAVLVTIVTVFGASLIAEEVHTSPVIAVVIVGLVLGRAARRSLPPSRVLALHGFWETIGFALNVFVFLLVGMQIDAATLWEEAPSILLALAALHAGRALAVYGGFGALRVAMRERLPVRWQHVMVAGNIKGSLSMAAVLAIPDSVPFKQRLVVIVFGVTFVTLVTQALPFARVLRWLGVVEHGADPAVATARARLVAARRGQAELDALHDAGLVSRRAHAEKRARLQRELLEAERTLRAAEIEGDDVHVETAVLDAQRAALIDAVRRGVLEGDAAEAQLAAIDERILRLREQEHHEA; encoded by the coding sequence GTGCCGGCACCGTCGCGAGGTCACGCGCCACGCCGTGCGTCTCCTCGTCGAACTTGCTCGCGATCCCTCGCGATTTCGTTAGGATGCGGGCACCGCATGAGGCACACGCTCGAAGGCTCGATGCTGATCCTCGCGGTGGGATCGGCAGTCGCGATCGCAGCCAAGCGCATCGGCGTCCCCTACAACGTCGCGCTCGTGCTCGTCGGCCTGGGGCTCGTGCTCTTCGGCGTCCTCCCACCTTCGCCGCTCGATCCCGAGCTCATCTTGGTCGGCGTGCTGCCCGTCCTCGTGTTCGAGGGCGCGCTCTTCGCCAACCTCGACCACCTCCGCGAAGCCCGCAATCCGATCCTCACGCTCGCCATCCCCGGCGTCGCGATCTCGCTCGTCGGCACCGCGCTCGTCGCAACGTGGGTCCTCGATCTGCCCTTCGCGGTCGCCCTCGTCCTCGGCGCGCTCCTCGCGATCACCGACACCGTCAGCGTGCTCCTAGCGTTCCGCGCGGTGCGCGTTCCTCAACGCCTCGCCGCGATCATGGAGGGCGAGAGCCTCTTCAACGACGGTACGGCCCTCGTCCTCGTCGCGACGGCCGCCGCGATCGCGAGCGGCGGGACCGCCGACGCCGTCACCGTGAGCCGCTCCCTCTCGATCGCGATCATCGGCGGCGCGCTCTTCGGCGTGATCTTCGGCGCCCTCGGCGCCGCCGCGCTCCGCGCCACCCCCGATCACCTCACCGCGGTGCTCGTCACCATCGTGACCGTGTTCGGCGCGTCGCTGATCGCCGAGGAGGTCCACACCTCGCCGGTCATCGCCGTCGTCATCGTCGGTCTCGTGCTCGGCCGCGCCGCGCGTCGCTCGCTGCCGCCCTCGCGCGTGCTCGCGCTGCACGGCTTCTGGGAGACGATCGGGTTCGCGCTCAACGTCTTCGTGTTCCTCCTCGTGGGCATGCAGATCGACGCGGCCACGCTCTGGGAGGAAGCCCCGTCGATCCTGCTCGCGCTCGCCGCGCTCCACGCGGGCCGCGCGCTCGCGGTGTACGGCGGGTTCGGCGCGCTGCGCGTCGCGATGCGGGAGCGCCTCCCGGTGCGCTGGCAGCACGTGATGGTCGCCGGGAACATCAAGGGCTCGCTCTCGATGGCGGCCGTGCTCGCGATCCCCGACTCGGTGCCGTTCAAGCAGCGCCTCGTCGTGATCGTGTTCGGGGTCACGTTCGTCACGCTGGTCACGCAAGCGCTGCCCTTCGCGCGCGTCCTGCGTTGGCTCGGCGTGGTCGAGCACGGGGCCGATCCCGCCGTCGCCACCGCCCGCGCGCGGCTCGTCGCGGCGCGACGCGGCCAGGCCGAGCTCGACGCGCTCCACGACGCGGGGCTCGTCTCGCGGCGCGCGCACGCGGAGAAGCGCGCCCGCCTCCAGCGCGAGCTGCTCGAGGCCGAGCGCACGCTGCGTGCCGCGGAGATCGAGGGAGACGACGTGCACGTCGAGACGGCGGTGCTCGATGCGCAGCGCGCCGCGCTGATCGACGCCGTCCGACGAGGCGTGCTCGAGGGTGACGCGGCGGAGGCGCAGCTCGCCGCGATCGACGAGCGCATCCTCCGCTTGCGCGAACAGGAGCACCACGAGGCATGA
- a CDS encoding potassium channel family protein has product MRIVIVGGGLAGTNLALALGGAGHDVTLVDRDPSIAARGFAEHGLAAIVGDGTDPRVLTDADVGRADVVAAMLRRDADNLAVAAIARSFGAKRILARLRDPAYRTIYARAGIDQVFGEIETMVGALSVAMEHPRVTHSMVLGTGDSIAFEIVVPERAEVAGRTVREIGTSQEFPRGAVIAGIAAENGSVVAPRGDSVVRGGHSVLCVSRREDVATTIDLLTRVRAS; this is encoded by the coding sequence ATGAGGATCGTCATCGTCGGAGGTGGTCTCGCGGGGACGAACCTCGCGCTCGCGCTGGGCGGCGCAGGACACGACGTGACCCTCGTCGACCGGGATCCCTCGATCGCGGCGCGTGGGTTCGCGGAGCACGGCCTCGCCGCGATCGTCGGCGACGGCACCGATCCCCGGGTGCTCACGGACGCCGACGTGGGCCGCGCGGACGTCGTGGCGGCGATGCTCCGTCGCGACGCCGACAACCTCGCCGTCGCCGCGATCGCGCGCTCGTTCGGCGCCAAGCGCATCCTCGCCCGCCTCCGCGATCCGGCGTACCGAACGATCTACGCGCGCGCCGGCATCGACCAGGTCTTCGGCGAGATCGAGACGATGGTCGGCGCGCTCTCCGTCGCGATGGAGCACCCGCGCGTGACGCACTCGATGGTGCTCGGCACCGGGGACTCCATCGCGTTCGAGATCGTCGTGCCCGAGCGCGCCGAGGTCGCGGGACGCACCGTGCGCGAGATCGGCACCTCTCAGGAGTTCCCTCGCGGCGCGGTGATCGCGGGCATCGCCGCGGAGAACGGGAGCGTCGTCGCGCCGCGCGGCGACTCGGTCGTGCGCGGCGGGCACTCGGTGCTCTGCGTCTCGCGCCGCGAGGACGTCGCGACCACGATCGATCTGCTCACGCGGGTTCGGGCGTCGTAG
- a CDS encoding cation:proton antiporter: MNVTGTLSLHLLAALAVALVGATLASCARQSVLSGFVLAGVVVGTLTPGPVATPSVIEQLAEIGIVFLMFVVGVQLSVRDLLRRGPRLLAVAGTQVAATILLGMGIGHALGWSAIESFAFGAVVSNSSSTVLARVVYERKEGEQEWGHIGFAWSSIQDLSTILLAAALTALAHEDDPGGAGIAQSIGSALLYLLVLSPCALWLVPKLVALAASLRNREIFLLSIAVMALAMAWLASWLGVSLALGAFIAGVVVSESDHAHRVLRDMMPLRDLFSGLFFVSVGMLVDPGFVVSHAPLIALTAGAIVIGKGTINLVLARALHLPKRVERMVALGLAQSGEFSFLLATIGAERGVLSRDVFDVLVSGTIVSILLSPYVVGVGARVLRRISPQRGESEEPEGTSKVGHVVVCGHGRVGEVVARLLERRHIPYVVVEEDRRIVRSLARHGVHAVLGDASSSDVLERADVRGARALVVCLPDRIAARCAVENALAIRPDIDVYVRTHHADEQRVLHQTGATEAVFSELELALALGARTLRALDVPPVEVERDVASMRSESSPPPATAPTTPEPA; encoded by the coding sequence ATGAACGTCACGGGGACGCTCTCGCTGCACCTGCTCGCGGCGCTCGCGGTCGCGCTCGTCGGCGCGACGCTCGCTTCCTGCGCGCGCCAGTCGGTCCTCAGCGGGTTCGTGCTCGCGGGCGTCGTCGTCGGCACGCTGACGCCGGGGCCCGTCGCCACGCCCAGCGTCATCGAGCAGCTCGCGGAGATCGGGATCGTGTTCCTGATGTTCGTGGTCGGCGTGCAGCTCTCGGTGCGTGATCTCTTGCGTCGGGGCCCGCGCCTGCTGGCGGTCGCCGGCACGCAGGTCGCGGCGACGATCCTGCTCGGCATGGGGATCGGTCACGCGCTCGGGTGGAGCGCGATCGAGTCGTTCGCGTTCGGTGCCGTCGTGTCGAACTCGTCGAGCACGGTGCTCGCGCGCGTGGTCTACGAGCGCAAGGAAGGCGAGCAGGAGTGGGGGCACATCGGGTTCGCGTGGTCGTCGATCCAGGATCTCTCGACGATCCTCCTCGCCGCGGCGCTGACCGCGCTCGCGCACGAGGACGATCCCGGAGGCGCGGGCATCGCGCAGTCGATCGGGAGCGCGCTCTTGTACTTGCTCGTGCTCTCGCCGTGCGCGCTCTGGCTGGTGCCGAAGCTCGTCGCGCTCGCCGCGTCGCTGCGGAACCGCGAGATCTTCCTGCTGAGCATCGCCGTCATGGCGCTCGCGATGGCGTGGCTCGCGTCGTGGCTCGGTGTCTCGCTGGCGCTCGGGGCGTTCATCGCGGGCGTGGTCGTGAGCGAGTCGGACCACGCGCACCGCGTGTTGCGCGACATGATGCCCCTGCGCGATCTCTTCTCGGGGCTCTTCTTCGTGTCGGTCGGCATGCTGGTCGACCCCGGGTTCGTGGTGTCGCACGCGCCGCTGATCGCGCTCACGGCGGGCGCGATCGTGATCGGCAAGGGGACGATCAACCTGGTGCTCGCGCGCGCGCTGCACCTGCCCAAGCGCGTCGAGCGGATGGTCGCGCTCGGGCTCGCGCAGTCCGGCGAGTTCTCGTTCCTGCTCGCGACGATCGGCGCCGAGCGCGGGGTGCTCTCGAGGGACGTCTTCGACGTGCTCGTCTCGGGGACGATCGTGAGCATCCTGCTGTCGCCGTACGTCGTGGGCGTCGGCGCGCGCGTGCTCCGTCGCATCTCCCCGCAGCGCGGCGAGAGCGAGGAGCCCGAGGGCACGTCGAAGGTGGGTCACGTCGTGGTGTGCGGCCACGGTCGCGTGGGCGAGGTCGTCGCGCGGCTGCTCGAGCGACGGCACATCCCGTACGTCGTGGTCGAGGAGGACCGCCGCATCGTGCGCTCGCTGGCCCGTCACGGGGTGCACGCGGTGCTCGGCGACGCGTCGAGCTCGGACGTGCTCGAGCGCGCGGACGTGCGCGGCGCGCGCGCGCTGGTGGTGTGTCTGCCCGATCGCATCGCCGCGCGATGTGCGGTGGAGAACGCGCTCGCGATCCGACCCGACATCGACGTGTACGTGCGCACGCACCACGCCGACGAGCAGCGCGTGCTGCACCAGACGGGCGCGACGGAGGCCGTGTTCTCGGAGCTCGAGCTCGCGCTGGCGCTCGGCGCGCGCACGCTGCGCGCGCTGGACGTGCCTCCGGTCGAGGTCGAGCGCGACGTCGCGTCGATGCGCTCCGAGAGCTCGCCGCCGCCCGCGACCGCGCCTACGACGCCCGAACCCGCGTGA
- a CDS encoding DUF3025 domain-containing protein yields MHGRTPTDLREPWHGALLSSPVLASVSPWAARLARFARFPSVGELDATLHDRLSIEPGVALEPQVKTRRRRGPVDRDALYEVRIDVHRRVPTRERSWHDLTNALVWAAFPRSKRALTARQLAILDAVLPRDAERLPSARTREQDALAMLDEGGIVVLVTGEHVEHAKHAHERGDEDALRRLRDAGHAAVLVFGHAMMEHALEGSLDVRGYGVVLATGALPDGLEGRVALADRTLADWIVCTDELLRPSPWRGLSLRGVVA; encoded by the coding sequence ATGCACGGACGGACGCCGACCGATCTGCGCGAGCCGTGGCACGGCGCGTTGCTCTCGAGCCCGGTGCTCGCGTCGGTGTCGCCGTGGGCCGCGCGCCTCGCGCGATTCGCACGGTTTCCCAGCGTCGGCGAGCTCGACGCGACGCTGCACGATCGGCTCTCGATCGAGCCCGGCGTCGCGCTGGAGCCGCAGGTGAAGACGCGGCGGCGACGCGGTCCGGTCGATCGCGACGCGCTCTACGAGGTGCGCATCGACGTGCACCGGCGCGTGCCGACCCGCGAGCGCTCGTGGCACGACCTCACGAACGCGCTGGTGTGGGCGGCGTTCCCGCGCAGCAAGCGCGCGCTGACCGCGCGCCAGCTCGCGATCCTCGACGCGGTGCTGCCGCGCGACGCCGAGCGTCTGCCCAGCGCACGGACCCGCGAGCAGGATGCGCTCGCGATGCTCGACGAGGGCGGGATCGTGGTGCTGGTCACCGGTGAGCACGTCGAGCACGCGAAGCACGCCCACGAGCGCGGCGACGAGGACGCGCTGCGCCGGCTGCGCGATGCGGGGCACGCCGCGGTGCTCGTGTTCGGGCACGCGATGATGGAGCACGCGCTCGAAGGGTCGCTCGACGTGCGCGGCTACGGCGTGGTGCTCGCCACGGGCGCGCTGCCCGACGGGCTGGAGGGACGGGTCGCTCTCGCCGACCGAACGCTCGCCGACTGGATCGTGTGCACCGACGAGCTGCTCCGCCCGTCGCCGTGGCGCGGGCTCTCGCTCCGGGGCGTCGTCGCCTGA
- a CDS encoding DUF1592 domain-containing protein: MRWARIGAALALLTLGACEGFLLDGASGPTGTPPRTPPDPTDPTDPTDPTDPTDPTDPTDPTDPTVPIDPALDAPAPQSRAPRLTHAEWRATVADLLRIEGALPTTVALRDDPRVSGFLFDNQGAALEVDEVLLGAYRRAAADLAQHVTSDPARLARVASNEGANDDARAISFITDLVTRGFRRPIEDVDREAFFTLYQTGRTLYPDASSQHVAGLRLVIEGVLLSPDFLYRVERATDPTEGAIPLGDYELASRMSYFLVGTMPDDALFEAARTGALRTEEGIRAESTRLLERSRAVSVVQRFHAQLFDAARFAQIRPSTERFPDAPADFAARATRELDQFVEHVVFTRDGTYADLLTSSETFVDAELARLYGLSGTFGAEPTLASLDPAQRRGVLTLSGFLASHATSVDPDPIHRGVFVAERIACVPISAPPDDIPPLPAAMGRTNRETVEAHTETNSLCAGCHQTLINPFGFPFEGYDATGAWRTTDNDMPVRTDASPFIDHEQTPVADAIDLAETLAASGSAHVCYAQHWLEYAMGRRHVETDENLVHRLAQGSRAGSLAVTELMIEIAASRAFRARSMEELP, from the coding sequence ATGAGATGGGCTCGCATCGGCGCGGCGCTCGCGCTGCTCACGCTCGGTGCCTGCGAGGGGTTCCTCCTCGACGGCGCATCGGGTCCGACGGGCACGCCGCCACGCACCCCGCCGGATCCGACCGATCCCACGGATCCCACCGATCCCACCGATCCGACGGACCCCACCGACCCGACGGATCCGACCGATCCCACGGTCCCGATCGATCCCGCGCTCGACGCGCCCGCGCCGCAGTCCCGCGCGCCTCGCCTCACCCATGCGGAGTGGCGCGCGACGGTCGCCGATCTCCTGCGCATCGAAGGCGCGCTGCCCACCACGGTCGCGCTGCGCGACGATCCGCGCGTCAGCGGCTTCCTCTTCGACAACCAGGGCGCCGCGCTCGAGGTCGACGAGGTCCTCCTCGGCGCGTACCGCCGCGCCGCCGCCGACCTCGCGCAGCACGTCACCTCCGATCCCGCGCGCCTCGCGCGCGTCGCGAGCAACGAAGGCGCGAACGACGATGCACGCGCGATCTCGTTCATCACCGACCTCGTGACGCGCGGCTTCCGCCGTCCGATCGAGGACGTCGACCGCGAGGCGTTCTTCACGCTCTACCAGACCGGTCGCACGCTCTATCCCGACGCGAGCTCGCAGCACGTCGCGGGGCTCCGCCTCGTGATCGAGGGCGTGCTGCTCTCGCCCGACTTCCTCTACCGCGTCGAGCGCGCGACCGACCCGACCGAGGGCGCAATCCCGCTCGGGGACTACGAGCTCGCCTCGCGCATGTCGTACTTCCTCGTCGGCACCATGCCCGACGACGCGCTGTTCGAGGCCGCGCGCACCGGCGCGCTGCGCACCGAAGAAGGCATCCGCGCCGAGTCGACGCGCCTGCTCGAGCGCTCGCGCGCGGTGAGCGTCGTCCAGCGCTTCCACGCGCAGCTCTTCGACGCCGCGCGCTTCGCGCAGATCCGTCCGTCCACCGAGCGCTTCCCCGACGCGCCCGCCGACTTCGCCGCGCGCGCGACGCGCGAGCTCGACCAGTTCGTCGAGCACGTCGTCTTCACCCGCGACGGCACCTACGCGGATCTGCTCACCTCCAGCGAGACCTTCGTCGACGCCGAGCTCGCGCGCCTCTACGGCCTCAGCGGCACGTTCGGCGCCGAGCCCACGCTCGCCTCGCTCGACCCCGCGCAGCGCCGCGGCGTGCTCACGCTCTCGGGCTTCCTCGCCTCGCACGCGACGAGCGTCGATCCCGATCCCATCCACCGCGGCGTGTTCGTCGCCGAGCGCATCGCGTGCGTGCCGATCTCCGCGCCGCCCGACGACATCCCGCCGCTGCCCGCCGCGATGGGCCGCACCAACCGCGAGACCGTCGAGGCGCACACCGAGACCAACTCGCTCTGCGCGGGCTGCCACCAGACGCTGATCAACCCGTTCGGCTTCCCGTTCGAGGGCTACGACGCGACCGGCGCGTGGCGCACCACCGACAACGACATGCCGGTCCGCACCGACGCCTCGCCGTTCATCGATCACGAGCAGACGCCGGTCGCCGACGCGATCGATCTCGCGGAGACGCTCGCCGCGAGCGGCAGCGCGCACGTCTGCTACGCGCAGCACTGGCTCGAGTACGCGATGGGCCGCCGGCACGTCGAGACCGACGAGAACCTCGTGCACCGCCTCGCGCAGGGATCGCGCGCCGGGTCGCTCGCGGTGACCGAGCTGATGATCGAGATCGCCGCGTCGCGCGCCTTCCGCGCGCGCAGCATGGAGGAGCTCCCGTGA
- a CDS encoding DUF1552 domain-containing protein produces MRLSRRFVLRAAGVSLALPVLESLAPSTAKAAPEDETFAIFFRQANGVAQAQRTELGDEPERFWPRNTGALTDASISGRALEELGSVKQHLLVVGGLDMQGYDYGDGHARGALQCLTARGPTVPRAGGDSEAAGESIDHRIGRELNPDGRDSLFLYAGRTGGWLGGPCISYRGPAQRRAALNNPLDAYRAITGGTSGGSDEAARLSALRQRGVDDLVRGQMSRILAHPRLSTTDRRRLELHRDSIRDVEITLSCRMTADQERALEGASPGFDSTDGDETLETARLHMDVAALAVACGYTRSVAIQVGSGNDGATRFRHSTTRVLMENYHYISHRRLSHDSSGGIIAGADALHGDIDRQFARTFLHLVNRLRAITQADGTPLLDRGVACWLNDLSNGPPHGRNNVPWVLAGSANGFLRQGQYVVIDDGDPNHHKLLNTIGSAVGLRNGAGYLDNFGDPALSRGVLDELIAT; encoded by the coding sequence GTGAGGCTGTCCCGACGCTTCGTCCTGCGCGCCGCGGGCGTGAGCCTCGCGCTCCCCGTCCTCGAGAGCCTCGCGCCCTCCACCGCGAAGGCGGCGCCCGAGGACGAGACCTTCGCGATCTTCTTCCGTCAGGCGAACGGCGTCGCGCAGGCGCAGCGCACCGAGCTCGGCGACGAGCCCGAGCGCTTCTGGCCGCGCAACACCGGCGCGCTCACCGACGCGTCGATCTCGGGCCGCGCGCTCGAGGAGCTCGGGAGCGTGAAGCAGCACCTGCTGGTCGTCGGCGGGCTCGACATGCAGGGCTACGACTACGGCGACGGCCACGCGCGCGGCGCGCTGCAGTGCCTCACCGCACGCGGTCCGACCGTGCCGCGCGCGGGCGGCGACAGCGAGGCCGCGGGCGAGTCGATCGATCACCGCATCGGCCGCGAGCTCAACCCCGATGGTCGCGACTCGCTCTTCCTCTACGCGGGCCGCACCGGCGGTTGGCTCGGCGGTCCGTGCATCTCGTACCGCGGCCCCGCGCAGCGCCGTGCGGCGCTGAACAACCCGCTCGACGCGTACCGCGCGATCACCGGCGGCACGAGCGGCGGCAGCGACGAGGCCGCGCGCCTGAGCGCGCTGCGCCAGCGCGGCGTCGACGATCTCGTGCGCGGACAGATGTCGCGCATCCTCGCGCACCCGCGCCTCTCGACCACCGATCGCCGCCGCCTCGAGCTCCACCGCGACTCGATCCGCGACGTCGAGATCACGCTCTCGTGCCGCATGACCGCGGACCAGGAGCGCGCGCTCGAGGGCGCGTCCCCCGGCTTCGACAGCACCGACGGCGACGAGACGCTCGAGACCGCGCGCCTCCACATGGACGTCGCCGCGCTCGCGGTCGCCTGCGGCTACACGCGCTCGGTCGCGATCCAGGTCGGCAGCGGCAACGACGGCGCGACGCGCTTCCGCCACTCCACCACGCGCGTGCTGATGGAGAACTACCACTACATCTCGCACCGCCGGCTCTCGCACGACTCGTCGGGCGGGATCATCGCGGGCGCGGACGCGCTGCACGGCGACATCGATCGCCAGTTCGCGCGCACGTTCCTCCACCTCGTGAACCGCCTCCGCGCGATCACCCAGGCCGACGGAACGCCGCTGCTCGATCGCGGCGTCGCGTGCTGGCTCAACGATCTCAGCAACGGCCCGCCGCACGGCCGCAACAACGTGCCGTGGGTGCTCGCCGGTAGCGCGAACGGCTTCCTGCGCCAGGGCCAGTACGTCGTGATCGACGACGGCGACCCCAACCACCACAAGCTGCTCAACACGATCGGCAGCGCCGTCGGCCTGCGCAACGGCGCGGGCTACCTCGACAACTTCGGCGACCCCGCGCTCTCGCGCGGCGTGCTCGACGAGCTGATCGCCACCTGA
- a CDS encoding SDR family oxidoreductase, which translates to MTEPRGKRAIVTGASSGIGRATALRLAAAGARVVGVARDAARLAALRAEAPSIETVQGDAADAATVERLLRDVRPELVVLAAGITPRMATLPEQTWESFAAAWETDTKSAFHFVRGALSLPLAPGSAMVIVSSGAALHGAHLAGGYAGAKRTSWWLAGYAQEQADRRALGLRFRAVLPKQLVVGTEIAAVAAAGHGAWAGISAAEYMRRFEVPLDPDGVAAAVVDALRGAAVPETIALGVTARGIEPIA; encoded by the coding sequence ATGACGGAACCGAGAGGGAAGAGGGCGATCGTCACCGGAGCGAGCTCCGGTATCGGCCGGGCCACCGCGCTGCGCTTGGCCGCGGCCGGGGCGCGGGTGGTCGGGGTGGCGCGAGACGCCGCGCGGCTCGCGGCGCTGCGCGCCGAGGCGCCGAGCATCGAGACGGTGCAGGGCGACGCGGCGGACGCCGCGACCGTCGAGCGACTGCTGCGCGACGTGCGGCCCGAGCTCGTGGTGCTCGCCGCGGGCATCACGCCGCGCATGGCCACGCTCCCCGAGCAGACCTGGGAGAGCTTCGCCGCGGCCTGGGAGACCGACACCAAGTCGGCGTTCCACTTCGTGCGCGGCGCGCTCTCGCTCCCGCTCGCGCCGGGGAGCGCGATGGTGATCGTCTCGAGCGGTGCCGCGCTCCACGGCGCGCACCTCGCGGGCGGCTACGCGGGCGCGAAGCGGACGTCTTGGTGGCTCGCCGGCTACGCGCAGGAGCAAGCGGACAGGCGCGCGCTCGGCCTGCGCTTCCGCGCGGTGCTCCCGAAGCAGCTCGTGGTCGGGACCGAGATCGCCGCGGTCGCCGCCGCCGGCCACGGCGCGTGGGCGGGGATCAGCGCGGCCGAGTACATGCGGCGCTTCGAGGTGCCGCTCGATCCCGACGGCGTCGCGGCCGCCGTGGTCGACGCGTTGCGCGGAGCCGCCGTGCCGGAGACCATCGCGCTCGGCGTCACGGCGCGAGGCATCGAGCCGATCGCATGA